In the Mesorhizobium huakuii genome, CGTCGGTCATCGGTGGTTCCTTCGAATCAGGTTGGTGTTAGCAACCAGACCCTACCGGGGAACATCGATGACCACCGCAAAGCCGCTCGCTCGCTACGGCGCTGTTGAGGGCGCGCTCGCGAGCGGCTTCGCTACCGCCGAGCTACACCACGTCTGGGGACACGACCGCATCGCCTGTGGCAGGCAGCGGTGTGCCGGAATAGATGCGGACTGACTCGCTGGATTTCGGCCCGCGTGTATCGAAGGATGCGCCGTGGCGTCGGACAATCTTGTAGATCCCGAACCTCGTTAGAGGACGAGCCTTCGGAGCGCAGAAGACTGGCTCGCCTGGCGTTGCGCGGCGCTGGGCCAGGAGTGCCTGGATATGCTTCACTGTCTCATCCCAAAGCGGGCACGTCCGCCACTTGTCACCTTTGCCGTGCAAGTGGACTTTGGCCGGCGGCTTGAGTTCGAGGTGCTCGATACGAAGATCGGCAACTTCCTGTACCCTAGCGCCCGTGTTGTAGAGGAAGAGCAACAGTGTGTGGTCGCGCAGCGCGAGATGCCCTTGCCGCGGCAGCGAACGAAACAATGCCGCCACCTCCTCCCGCTCCAGGAAGTGCGTATCGGGAAGTGATGTGCGCTTGACGGGGATTGCCGCGACCTGCTGATAAACCGCCAGCATCTCGGGTGCACGCACAGCGAGGTAGGCAAAGAAGGTGTTCAGTGCAGCGCGACG is a window encoding:
- a CDS encoding tyrosine-type recombinase/integrase produces the protein MTLSLGTLVQSFFADHLPVQKGLGLGSIRSYRDTIRLFLCFVSEQRGGRITALALDDLTFERSLAFLKHLEQERGNSIRTRNQRRAALNTFFAYLAVRAPEMLAVYQQVAAIPVKRTSLPDTHFLEREEVAALFRSLPRQGHLALRDHTLLLFLYNTGARVQEVADLRIEHLELKPPAKVHLHGKGDKWRTCPLWDETVKHIQALLAQRRATPGEPVFCAPKARPLTRFGIYKIVRRHGASFDTRGPKSSESVRIYSGTPLPATGDAVVSPDVV